A single genomic interval of Psychroserpens sp. NJDZ02 harbors:
- a CDS encoding DUF4252 domain-containing protein, whose translation MKKAIKSIVTLFILTVVLVSCKDENSIQTYFVDHQELPGFMSLDVSTDIIDFTKANLTEEEQETYQSVSKLDILAYKSTSGNVAAYTEELAKAKVVFGNKKYEELMEFKDNGVNVNINVIQNGAAIDEFLVLASSKEMGFTILRIIGDDMKPEQLIKLSSKLQNADIDKGEIEGLMSFFK comes from the coding sequence ATGAAAAAAGCAATCAAATCAATTGTAACTCTTTTTATTTTAACAGTAGTATTGGTCAGTTGTAAAGACGAAAACTCTATACAAACCTACTTTGTAGATCATCAAGAATTACCAGGCTTTATGTCTCTTGACGTCTCTACAGATATCATTGATTTTACGAAGGCTAATTTAACAGAAGAAGAACAAGAGACGTATCAATCGGTAAGTAAATTAGACATATTAGCTTATAAGTCAACTTCAGGAAACGTAGCGGCTTATACAGAAGAATTAGCGAAAGCTAAAGTTGTTTTTGGAAACAAAAAATATGAAGAGTTGATGGAGTTTAAAGATAATGGCGTTAATGTTAATATTAATGTTATTCAAAACGGAGCGGCTATAGATGAGTTTTTAGTGTTAGCAAGTTCTAAAGAGATGGGGTTTACTATTTTAAGAATAATTGGAGACGATATGAAACCGGAACAATTAATTAAGTTAAGCTCTAAACTACAAAACGCGGATATTGATAAAGGTGAAATTGAAGGTCTGATGTCCTTTTTTAAATAA
- the purB gene encoding adenylosuccinate lyase — protein MSLNQLNAISPIDGRYRNKIEKLQDFFSEEALIKYRVLVEIEYFIALCEIPLPQLQGVDSSKFEALRDIYKSFTTENAQAIKDIEKVTNHDVKAVEYFIKDKFDALGLSEFKEFIHFGLTSQDINNTAIPLSIKDAMNEAYVPEYFNVLNELKRLAEEWKDIPMLARTHGQPASPTRLGKEIEVFAVRMEEQFNLLNDIPSAAKFGGATGNFNAHKVAYPAIDWKAFGGTFVQEKLGLHHSFPTTQIEHYDHMAALFDCLKRINTIVIDLDRDIWTYVSMEYFKQKIKAGEVGSSAMPHKVNPIDFENSEGNLGMANAIFEHLSAKLPISRLQRDLTDSTVLRNVGVPFGHTLIGFGSTLKGLSKLLLNAPKFAQDLENNWAVVAEAIQTILRREGYPNPYEALKGLTRTNDAINKASISNFIDTLDVSDAIKTELKAISPSNYTGI, from the coding sequence ATGTCTTTAAATCAACTAAATGCGATCTCTCCAATTGATGGTCGTTACCGAAATAAAATTGAAAAACTACAAGATTTTTTCTCTGAAGAAGCTTTAATAAAATATCGTGTTTTAGTCGAAATCGAATATTTTATTGCATTATGCGAAATCCCATTACCTCAGCTACAAGGCGTAGATAGCAGTAAATTTGAAGCACTGCGTGACATCTACAAGTCTTTTACAACTGAGAATGCTCAAGCTATTAAAGACATTGAAAAAGTAACCAACCACGATGTTAAAGCGGTTGAGTATTTTATTAAAGATAAATTTGATGCTTTAGGTTTAAGTGAATTTAAAGAGTTTATCCATTTTGGATTAACGTCTCAAGATATTAACAACACTGCTATCCCGCTAAGTATTAAGGATGCAATGAATGAGGCTTACGTCCCAGAATATTTTAATGTTTTAAACGAATTAAAGCGTCTTGCAGAAGAGTGGAAAGACATCCCTATGTTGGCTAGAACGCATGGTCAACCGGCGTCTCCAACACGTTTAGGAAAAGAAATAGAAGTTTTTGCTGTCCGTATGGAAGAGCAATTTAACTTATTAAATGACATCCCAAGTGCTGCTAAGTTTGGTGGTGCAACAGGAAACTTTAACGCACACAAAGTGGCTTACCCAGCGATAGATTGGAAAGCTTTTGGAGGAACGTTTGTACAAGAAAAACTAGGCTTACACCACTCCTTCCCTACCACCCAAATCGAGCATTACGACCATATGGCCGCCTTGTTTGATTGTTTAAAACGTATCAATACTATTGTTATAGATCTAGATAGAGACATTTGGACTTATGTATCTATGGAGTACTTTAAGCAAAAAATTAAAGCGGGAGAAGTTGGGAGTAGCGCCATGCCACATAAAGTAAATCCTATTGATTTTGAAAACAGTGAAGGTAACTTAGGTATGGCTAATGCCATTTTTGAGCATTTATCGGCTAAATTACCGATTTCAAGATTACAACGTGATTTAACAGATAGTACTGTATTACGTAATGTTGGAGTTCCTTTTGGACATACTTTAATTGGTTTTGGATCAACTTTAAAAGGATTAAGTAAATTATTACTTAATGCGCCTAAATTTGCACAAGACCTTGAAAACAATTGGGCAGTTGTAGCAGAAGCTATTCAGACCATTTTAAGACGTGAAGGTTACCCTAATCCTTACGAGGCTTTAAAAGGATTAACTAGAACTAACGACGCTATTAATAAAGCCTCTATTTCTAATTTTATAGATACATTAGACGTTAGTGATGCTATCAAAACAGAATTAAAAGCAATATCACCAAGTAACTATACCGGAATATAA